The stretch of DNA TGAACAGCGCCGCTCCCGTGAGGATGAGCCCGCTGCGAAGGCTGAGGGGCGAGGCATTGGCGGAGAGCACAGTCCAGACCACGTAGATAGTGACCACGATGCCGAGAGCGACGTAGCCGGCGAGGGTCAACCAGTGCCTCTTGTTCGTCTGCGGTCGTGAAGTGATACTCGGACCGGGTGTCTGTGTCATTGGTGGAGGATTAGAGCGTGGAGTAATAAACGTCTGGACTGAGGCGGGCAGTAGAGTTATTGAGGCGGTCGGCAACCTACGATACGGCGATAGTATATACAAAGCTCGGGACGACAGGAAAAGAAGTGTCAAAACTGTGTTTTGGAACGTGGCGATTCGGAAAGGAGACCGACGGAATCATCGAGACGACCTGCGACGGCGGCGGGTCGCTCTGGGCCTCGGAAAGTGTACGCGTCCAGTTCCAGATTGCGGCGTAAGAACGGTCAACGCCGATTAATTCGAGCACTGCAACGACCTCCCGAACAGACAATCCCATCGAATGCAGGCGCACCCCGAACACTCTAACGGGTGTTCGGGGTGCGCTCGTTCTCCCAAACCTCATCACAATCTTCGTCTAAGGTCTCTCTGAGCAGATTGGCGAGTTGCATGAGCACTTCTCGCCACCACCTACTCATTCCTCAAACCCTCATATAGACAGTGCCAGCGATGGATTTATACCATCTGCGATATATCGTGATTCTATGTCAGTGTCTGCCGAGCATGTACGGAGCCATCTCCGTGGCGTTGCTGTCGGTTTGTTGACGCCATTCGATGACGATCTCGAAATTGAACACGAAAAGATCGCCGAAAACGCCCAGGAACTGTACGACGAGGGGATTCGTACGTTTCTGGCGACCGCGAATATCAGCGAGTATCACTCGCTTTCCGCCAGCGAGCGCGTTGACGTAGCCGAGACGAGCGTGGACGCGCTCCCGTCGGAAGCGTGCGTCCTTGCCGGTGTCGGCGGCAGTACCCCGGACGCACAGGAACTGATTCGAGCGTACGATCGCATCGGTGTCGACGCGATGATGATCATGCCGCCGGACCACACGTACCTCCACGAGAAGGGGTTGCTGGAGTACTACCGCGACCTCTCTGCGGTGACGGAAACACCGCTCGTGCCCTACGTTCGCGGGTTCGATCCGTCCGTCGATTACCTCGTCAGCCTCACCCGCGTCGAGGGCGTCGTTGGGATCAAGTACGCGCTGGACGACCCGGTCAAACTTGGGGCGGCCGTCGCCGCCGGCGATGACGACGTCGTCTGGGTCGACGGCCTCGCGGAACCGTTCGCCGTCTCCTTCTGGGCCGAGGGCGCAGAGGGCTTTTCTGCCGGCGTCAGCAACTTCCGACCGGAGATCGGACTCGCACTGTTCGATGCCCTCTCCGATGGCGACTGGGAGCGCGCCAGCCGGCTCCGGAACATCTGTCTTCCCTATCAGGAGTTTCGGGGAGAGACCGGACAGAAAAACGACATTCAGGGCGCGATCAGCGTCTCGGCGGTCAAGAAGGGTCTCGAACTCGCTGGTCTCAACGGCGGTAACGTGCGAGAGCCGATTCGCCCGCTCGCACCCGAGGAAGAACGGAAAGCCGAACGGCTGTACGACCAACTCGAGGACGACATCGAATCGCTCATCGGGTAGGGCGAATCCGCGGGCGAGCAGCGCGACGAGCAGTACCAACACTCGCGAACGAGTCCCGTAGCGAAACGCTCGATAACGGTCGGTCGCCTTCAGGTAGCCATCGGAGCTCTGTACACGCCGTTCGTACAGTTGTCGGGCGATCAGGCGTGAAGTGACGCTCGGTGGCTACCAGGGGAA from Natronorubrum halophilum encodes:
- a CDS encoding dihydrodipicolinate synthase family protein, which produces MSVSAEHVRSHLRGVAVGLLTPFDDDLEIEHEKIAENAQELYDEGIRTFLATANISEYHSLSASERVDVAETSVDALPSEACVLAGVGGSTPDAQELIRAYDRIGVDAMMIMPPDHTYLHEKGLLEYYRDLSAVTETPLVPYVRGFDPSVDYLVSLTRVEGVVGIKYALDDPVKLGAAVAAGDDDVVWVDGLAEPFAVSFWAEGAEGFSAGVSNFRPEIGLALFDALSDGDWERASRLRNICLPYQEFRGETGQKNDIQGAISVSAVKKGLELAGLNGGNVREPIRPLAPEEERKAERLYDQLEDDIESLIG